A part of Streptomyces sp. NBC_00557 genomic DNA contains:
- a CDS encoding GntR family transcriptional regulator has product MGTTQLESVPEPKYWHLRTVLSEALDSEFSVGEILPNERELAARFGVARATLRQALEQLELEGRLQRRRGVGTTVAPPRVGVAVGTERHVWPGSATDAWQPVDCDEEVPPAAVAAALETGADEPVHTVRRSRMSHGQRVATELLYIPAASVPDLTAIDAPSGPARARAVLRELQHLTLEGQDRAVELGSARADDAKDLDRLPGSPVLVVTTRFFAAGRTAALSVATYRADTCRLTFGDTPDVEIHHDPERRAS; this is encoded by the coding sequence GTGGGGACCACGCAGCTGGAATCGGTGCCGGAACCGAAGTACTGGCATCTCAGGACCGTGCTCAGCGAGGCACTCGACTCCGAGTTCTCGGTCGGCGAGATCCTGCCCAACGAGCGGGAGCTCGCGGCGCGCTTCGGCGTGGCCCGCGCCACGCTCCGCCAGGCCCTCGAACAGCTCGAGCTGGAAGGCCGGCTGCAGCGCCGCCGCGGCGTCGGTACGACCGTGGCGCCGCCGCGCGTGGGCGTGGCCGTCGGCACCGAGCGGCACGTCTGGCCGGGCTCCGCCACGGACGCCTGGCAGCCCGTCGACTGCGACGAGGAGGTGCCGCCCGCCGCCGTCGCCGCGGCCCTGGAGACCGGCGCGGACGAGCCCGTCCACACCGTGCGCCGCTCCCGTATGTCCCACGGCCAGCGGGTCGCCACCGAACTGCTCTACATCCCGGCGGCGTCGGTGCCGGACCTGACCGCGATCGACGCCCCCTCCGGCCCGGCACGCGCGCGTGCGGTGCTGCGCGAACTGCAGCACCTGACGCTGGAGGGCCAGGACCGCGCCGTCGAACTGGGCTCCGCCCGCGCCGACGACGCCAAGGACCTCGACCGGCTCCCCGGCTCGCCCGTCCTCGTCGTCACCACCCGCTTCTTCGCCGCGGGCCGCACCGCCGCCCTGTCCGTCGCGACCTACCGCGCCGACACCTGCCGGCTGACCTTCGGCGACACGCCGGACGTGGAGATACACCACGACCCGGAACGCCGGGCTTCCTGA
- a CDS encoding SGNH/GDSL hydrolase family protein, whose product MQTNPTPPAHSSLVAVGDSFTEGMSDLLPDGSYRGWADLLAARMAARTPGFRYANLAVRGKLIGQIVDEQVDVAAAMNADVITLVGGLNDTLRPKCDMGRVKGLLTEAVERLAPACTQLVLMRSPGRQGPVLERFRPRMEELFACVDELAAKHGAVVVDLYGAPALGDPRLWDVDRLHLTAEGHRRVAEAVWQALGYEPEDTEWHVPMPATAPPGWVTRRVADLRFAREHLLPWIGRRLTGRSSGDGRPAKRPELLPYEAQA is encoded by the coding sequence ATGCAGACGAATCCCACACCTCCCGCCCACAGCAGCCTGGTCGCGGTCGGCGACTCCTTCACCGAGGGCATGTCGGACCTGCTGCCCGACGGTTCCTACCGAGGCTGGGCCGACCTCCTCGCCGCGCGGATGGCCGCCCGCACGCCGGGGTTCCGGTACGCCAACCTGGCCGTCCGCGGCAAGCTGATCGGGCAGATCGTCGACGAGCAGGTGGACGTCGCGGCGGCGATGAACGCCGACGTGATCACACTGGTCGGCGGCCTCAACGACACCCTGCGGCCCAAGTGCGACATGGGCCGGGTCAAGGGCCTGCTGACCGAGGCCGTGGAGCGGCTGGCCCCCGCCTGCACCCAGCTGGTGCTGATGCGCAGCCCCGGCCGCCAGGGCCCGGTGCTGGAGCGGTTCCGGCCCCGCATGGAGGAGCTGTTCGCCTGCGTCGACGAACTGGCGGCCAAGCACGGCGCGGTCGTCGTCGACCTGTACGGGGCCCCCGCGCTGGGCGACCCCCGGCTGTGGGACGTGGACAGGCTGCATCTGACGGCCGAGGGACACCGCCGGGTCGCCGAGGCGGTGTGGCAGGCGCTCGGGTACGAGCCGGAGGACACCGAGTGGCATGTGCCGATGCCGGCCACGGCGCCGCCGGGCTGGGTGACGCGCCGCGTCGCGGATCTGCGCTTCGCCCGGGAGCATCTGCTGCCCTGGATAGGCAGGCGCCTGACCGGCCGCTCCTCCGGTGACGGCCGCCCTGCGAAGCGCCCGGAACTGCTGCCGTACGAGGCTCAGGCGTAG
- a CDS encoding hemolysin family protein has product MTAVQLLIGLATLVVNAFFVGAEFALISVRRSQVEPLAQEGDRRAKAVLWGLEHVSALLAAAQLGITLCTLVLGVVAEPAIAHLLEPVFHAVGVPVSAGHAVSFVIALTLATYLHMLMGEMVPKNIALAEPVRSALLLGPPLVALSRTLRPVIFTVNAFANGLLKLLRVEARDEVSATFTDTELAEIVKDASQAGLIDDRAQERLHDALELGSRPVRDVVVPLKRVVYARMGVTPEQLERLSAESGFSRFPVVDVGRRIVGYLHVKDALDASPRDMPFRLRDMRPIARVREGTPLDDVLTAMRGSRTHLAAVLGDDGRLAGLVTMEDVLRQLFGQPAPG; this is encoded by the coding sequence ATGACCGCCGTACAGCTGCTGATCGGCCTGGCGACGCTCGTCGTCAACGCCTTCTTCGTGGGCGCCGAGTTCGCGCTGATCTCGGTGCGCCGCTCCCAGGTCGAGCCGCTCGCCCAGGAGGGCGACCGGCGCGCGAAGGCCGTGCTGTGGGGCCTGGAGCACGTCTCCGCGCTGCTCGCCGCCGCCCAGCTCGGCATCACGTTGTGCACGCTGGTCCTGGGCGTGGTCGCCGAGCCGGCGATCGCGCATCTGCTGGAGCCGGTGTTCCACGCGGTCGGGGTGCCCGTGAGCGCGGGGCACGCAGTGTCCTTCGTGATCGCGCTGACGCTGGCGACCTATCTGCACATGCTGATGGGCGAGATGGTCCCGAAGAACATCGCGCTCGCCGAACCGGTGCGCAGCGCGCTGCTGCTGGGCCCGCCGCTGGTCGCGCTGTCCCGGACGCTGCGCCCGGTGATCTTCACCGTCAACGCCTTCGCGAACGGGCTGCTGAAGCTGCTCAGAGTGGAGGCGAGGGACGAGGTCTCGGCGACCTTCACGGACACCGAACTCGCCGAGATCGTCAAGGACGCGAGCCAGGCGGGGCTGATCGACGACCGGGCGCAGGAGCGGCTGCACGACGCCCTGGAGCTGGGCAGCCGGCCGGTGCGGGACGTCGTGGTGCCGCTGAAGCGGGTGGTGTACGCGCGCATGGGCGTCACTCCGGAGCAGCTGGAGCGGCTGTCGGCCGAGTCGGGCTTCTCCCGGTTCCCGGTGGTCGACGTGGGCCGGCGCATCGTGGGCTACCTGCACGTCAAGGACGCGCTGGACGCCTCGCCCCGGGACATGCCGTTCCGGCTGCGCGACATGCGGCCCATCGCACGCGTGCGGGAGGGGACCCCGCTGGACGACGTGCTCACCGCGATGCGGGGCAGCCGTACGCATCTGGCGGCGGTGCTCGGCGACGACGGCCGCCTTGCCGGCCTGGTGACCATGGAGGACGTGCTACGACAGCTGTTCGGGCAGCCCGCGCCCGGGTGA
- a CDS encoding alkaline phosphatase D family protein, with the protein MSDRPFPGRRSVLRGSLAASAALTLPVGLGAAPAFARSGRPQASWGVQAGDVTTDSGLVWVRADRPARMVVETSATESFRNPRRWQGPLLGSGTDFTGTTRLHGLPPGEQIHYRVLLADPDDPRRTGEPVTGTFRTAPVRRRQGVRFVWSGDLAGQGWGINESIGGYRIFDAMAKTDPDFFLCSGDNIYADGPIAATAALPDGSVYRNVTTEEKSHVAITLDDYRGNFRYNLLDSALRRFNAQVPNIIQWDDHEVRNNWYPGEVIGAGTPYPAGTRLDDLALRSRRAFSEYFPVSTISERPDGRIYRVVHHGPLLDVFVLDMRTYRNANSPDNQTTDPVGILGREQLEWLKRELAKSRAVWKVIASDMPLGLVVPDPVEGKPNFEAVAQGDPGAPLGRELQIAELLRFIKHRRITGTVWLTADVHHTSAQHYDPSRAAFKDFEPFWEFVSGPLNAGAFPASALDGTFGPDRVFVKAPTASNVSPAEGYQFFGEVDIDGDSGELTVRLREYDGTVLFTQTLQPGRVGQ; encoded by the coding sequence ATGTCAGACCGTCCGTTCCCCGGCCGCCGCAGCGTTCTGCGCGGCTCCCTCGCCGCGTCGGCGGCCCTCACCCTGCCCGTCGGCCTCGGCGCGGCCCCGGCGTTCGCCCGCTCGGGGCGCCCCCAGGCGAGCTGGGGCGTGCAGGCGGGCGACGTGACCACCGACTCCGGCCTGGTGTGGGTGCGTGCGGACCGGCCGGCCCGGATGGTCGTGGAGACCTCGGCCACCGAGTCGTTCCGCAACCCGCGCAGATGGCAGGGTCCGCTGCTGGGCTCCGGCACGGACTTCACCGGCACCACCCGGCTGCACGGCCTGCCGCCGGGCGAGCAGATCCACTACCGGGTGCTGCTCGCCGACCCGGACGATCCCCGCCGCACCGGCGAGCCGGTGACCGGCACCTTCCGCACGGCGCCCGTCCGGCGCCGCCAGGGCGTGCGGTTCGTGTGGTCCGGCGACCTGGCCGGGCAGGGCTGGGGCATCAACGAGTCCATCGGCGGCTACCGCATCTTCGACGCGATGGCGAAGACCGACCCGGACTTCTTCCTGTGCAGCGGTGACAACATCTACGCCGACGGCCCGATCGCGGCGACCGCGGCCCTGCCCGACGGCAGCGTCTACCGGAACGTCACCACCGAGGAGAAGTCGCACGTCGCGATCACCCTCGACGACTACCGGGGCAACTTCCGCTACAACCTGCTGGACTCGGCGCTGCGCCGGTTCAACGCCCAGGTGCCGAACATCATCCAGTGGGACGACCACGAGGTCCGCAACAACTGGTATCCGGGCGAGGTCATCGGCGCCGGCACGCCCTACCCGGCCGGGACGCGGCTCGACGACCTGGCGCTGCGTTCCCGGCGGGCGTTCTCCGAGTACTTCCCGGTCTCCACCATCAGCGAGCGCCCGGACGGCCGGATCTACCGGGTCGTCCACCACGGCCCGCTGCTCGACGTGTTCGTGCTCGACATGCGCACCTACCGCAACGCGAACTCCCCCGACAACCAGACCACGGACCCGGTGGGCATCCTCGGCCGCGAGCAACTGGAGTGGCTCAAGCGCGAGCTGGCGAAGTCCCGTGCGGTGTGGAAGGTGATCGCCAGCGACATGCCGCTCGGCCTCGTCGTGCCCGATCCGGTGGAGGGCAAGCCGAACTTCGAGGCGGTCGCGCAGGGCGACCCGGGCGCCCCGCTCGGCCGCGAACTGCAGATCGCCGAGCTGCTGCGGTTCATCAAGCACCGCCGCATCACCGGCACGGTGTGGCTGACGGCCGACGTGCACCACACCTCCGCCCAGCACTACGACCCGTCGCGGGCCGCGTTCAAGGACTTCGAGCCGTTCTGGGAGTTCGTCTCCGGCCCGCTGAACGCCGGCGCCTTCCCGGCCAGCGCGCTGGACGGCACGTTCGGTCCGGACCGCGTGTTCGTCAAGGCGCCCACCGCCTCCAACGTCTCGCCGGCCGAGGGCTACCAGTTCTTCGGCGAGGTCGACATCGACGGGGACAGCGGCGAACTGACGGTACGGCTGCGGGAGTACGACGGCACGGTGCTGTTCACGCAGACGCTCCAGCCGGGCCGGGTCGGCCAGTAG
- a CDS encoding ROK family transcriptional regulator has protein sequence MAQLTGGDPSLLRRINSAVVLRALRAADCATLTEITRVTGLSRPTVEGVVEGLIEGGLVVETAADEGAARRQGRPARRFRFRAEAGHLLGLEIGPHRVAALLSDLDGRVLGAQAKEVGETAPADERLDRLRGAVAELLRRAGVARSSLRAVGVGTPGIVEADGTVRLSTALPQWTGLRLGERLSRSFKCPVLVENDANAAAVAEHWKGAATGSDDVVFVLAGLSPGAGSLIGGRLHRGYGGAAGEIGALHLLGREATPETLLSTTDEPLHPLDEQAVAEVFALAREGDQRARAAVDRFIQRLVHDVAALVLALDPELVVIGGWAAGLDGVLEPLRRELARYCLRPPQVTLSLLGEAVVATGALRLALDHVEEQLFAVDGTVTRR, from the coding sequence GTGGCGCAGCTGACCGGCGGCGATCCCTCGCTGCTGCGAAGGATCAATTCCGCGGTGGTGCTGCGCGCGCTGCGTGCCGCGGACTGCGCGACACTCACCGAGATCACCCGGGTGACCGGACTGTCCCGGCCGACCGTCGAGGGTGTCGTCGAAGGGCTCATCGAGGGCGGGCTCGTCGTGGAGACGGCGGCCGACGAGGGCGCCGCACGCCGGCAGGGGCGGCCCGCGCGCCGGTTCCGGTTCCGGGCCGAGGCGGGGCATCTGCTGGGCCTGGAGATCGGGCCGCACCGGGTCGCCGCGCTCCTGTCCGACCTGGACGGACGGGTGCTGGGCGCGCAGGCCAAGGAGGTCGGCGAGACGGCCCCGGCGGACGAGCGGCTCGACCGGCTGCGCGGCGCGGTCGCGGAACTGCTGCGCCGGGCCGGGGTCGCGCGCAGCTCGCTGCGGGCCGTGGGCGTGGGCACGCCGGGGATCGTGGAGGCCGACGGCACGGTGCGGCTGAGCACGGCGCTGCCGCAGTGGACGGGCCTGAGGCTGGGCGAAAGGCTCAGCCGCTCCTTCAAGTGCCCGGTGCTGGTGGAGAACGACGCCAACGCGGCGGCCGTCGCCGAGCACTGGAAGGGCGCGGCGACCGGGTCGGACGACGTGGTGTTCGTCCTGGCCGGGCTGAGCCCGGGCGCGGGCTCGCTGATCGGCGGGCGGCTGCACCGCGGCTACGGCGGGGCGGCCGGGGAGATCGGCGCGCTGCATCTGCTGGGGCGGGAGGCGACTCCGGAGACACTGCTGTCCACCACCGACGAGCCGCTGCACCCGCTGGACGAGCAGGCGGTCGCGGAGGTGTTCGCGCTGGCCCGGGAGGGCGACCAGCGGGCGCGGGCGGCCGTGGACCGGTTCATCCAGCGGCTGGTGCACGACGTGGCCGCGCTGGTGCTCGCCCTCGATCCCGAGCTGGTCGTGATCGGCGGCTGGGCCGCCGGCCTGGACGGCGTCCTGGAACCGCTGCGCCGCGAACTGGCCCGCTACTGCCTGCGTCCGCCCCAGGTGACCCTGTCCCTGCTGGGCGAGGCGGTGGTGGCCACCGGGGCGCTGCGCCTGGCCCTGGACCATGTGGAGGAGCAGTTGTTCGCGGTGGACGGCACGGTGACGAGGCGCTAG
- the purB gene encoding adenylosuccinate lyase produces MTSAAPAKPRIPNVLAGRYASAELATLWSPEQKVRLERQLWLAVLRAQKDLGIEVPDEAIAAYERVLDTVDLASIAEREKVTRHDVKARIEEFNALAGHEHVHKGMTSRDLTENVEQLQIRLSLELMRDRTVAVLARLGRLAGEYAELVMAGRSHNVAAQATTLGKRFATAADELLVAYGRLEELLGRYPLRGIKGPVGTAQDMLDLLGGDAAKLAELERRIAGHLGFSQAFTSVGQVYPRSLDYEVVTALVQLAAAPSSLAKTIRLMAGHELVTEGFKPGQVGSSAMPHKMNTRSCERVNGLMVILRGYASMTGELAGDQWNEGDVSCSVVRRVALPDAFFALDGLLETFLTVLDEFGAFPAVVARELDRYLPFLATTKVLMGAVRAGVGREVAHEAIKENAVATALAMREQGAERNDLLDKLAADERLPLDRDRLAALMADKLSFTGAAADQVGVVVGRIEEIVKQRPEAAGYTPGAIL; encoded by the coding sequence GTGACTTCTGCCGCGCCCGCCAAGCCCCGCATCCCCAACGTCCTCGCCGGACGCTACGCCTCCGCCGAGCTCGCCACGCTCTGGTCCCCCGAGCAGAAGGTGAGGCTGGAGCGGCAGCTCTGGCTCGCCGTGCTGCGCGCCCAGAAGGACCTCGGCATCGAGGTGCCGGACGAGGCGATCGCCGCCTACGAGCGTGTCCTCGACACGGTCGACCTGGCCTCGATCGCCGAGCGCGAGAAGGTCACCCGGCACGACGTGAAGGCGCGGATCGAGGAGTTCAACGCCCTCGCCGGGCACGAGCACGTGCACAAGGGCATGACCTCCCGCGACCTGACGGAGAACGTCGAGCAGCTGCAGATCCGGCTCTCGCTGGAGCTGATGCGCGACCGTACGGTGGCCGTGCTGGCGCGCCTCGGCAGGCTGGCCGGCGAGTACGCCGAGCTGGTCATGGCGGGCCGCTCGCACAACGTGGCCGCGCAGGCCACGACGCTGGGCAAGCGTTTCGCGACGGCCGCCGACGAACTGCTCGTCGCCTACGGCCGCCTCGAGGAGCTGCTGGGCCGCTACCCGCTGCGCGGCATCAAGGGCCCGGTGGGCACCGCGCAGGACATGCTGGACCTGCTCGGCGGCGACGCGGCGAAGCTCGCCGAGCTGGAGCGGCGCATCGCGGGGCACCTGGGCTTCTCGCAGGCCTTCACCTCGGTCGGCCAGGTCTACCCGCGCTCGCTGGACTACGAGGTCGTCACCGCGCTGGTGCAGCTGGCGGCGGCCCCCTCCTCGCTGGCCAAGACGATCCGGCTGATGGCCGGGCACGAACTGGTCACCGAGGGCTTCAAGCCGGGCCAGGTCGGTTCCTCGGCGATGCCGCACAAGATGAACACCCGCTCCTGCGAGCGCGTCAACGGCCTGATGGTGATCCTGCGCGGTTACGCGTCGATGACCGGCGAGCTGGCCGGCGACCAGTGGAACGAGGGCGACGTGTCCTGCTCGGTGGTGCGCCGGGTGGCGCTCCCGGACGCCTTCTTCGCCCTGGACGGCCTGCTGGAGACCTTCCTCACCGTGCTGGACGAGTTCGGCGCCTTCCCGGCCGTCGTCGCCCGCGAACTGGACCGCTACCTGCCGTTCCTGGCCACCACCAAGGTCCTCATGGGCGCGGTGCGGGCCGGTGTGGGCCGCGAGGTCGCGCACGAGGCGATCAAGGAGAACGCCGTCGCCACCGCGCTCGCGATGCGCGAGCAGGGCGCCGAGCGCAACGACCTGCTCGACAAGCTCGCCGCCGACGAGCGCCTGCCCCTGGACCGCGACCGGCTGGCGGCGCTGATGGCCGACAAGCTGTCCTTCACCGGTGCGGCGGCCGACCAGGTCGGCGTGGTCGTCGGCCGGATCGAGGAGATCGTCAAGCAGCGCCCGGAGGCCGCCGGGTACACCCCCGGAGCGATCCTCTGA
- the mug gene encoding G/U mismatch-specific DNA glycosylase — MTRLTKADLEAARDRLVPDVVADGLRVLFCGINPGLMTAATGHHFARPGNRFWPVLHLSGFTPRLLKPAEQRELLSYGLGITNVVARATARADELTAEEYLEGGRLLTEKVTRLKPGWLAVVGVTAYRAAFGDRGARVGPQERTIGDSRVWVLPNPSGLNAHWTAAAMAEEFARLREAAQA, encoded by the coding sequence CTGACCCGCCTGACGAAAGCGGATCTGGAGGCCGCCCGCGACCGTCTCGTCCCGGACGTGGTCGCGGACGGCCTCCGCGTGCTGTTCTGCGGGATAAACCCGGGTCTGATGACGGCCGCGACCGGCCACCACTTCGCCCGCCCGGGCAACCGCTTCTGGCCGGTGCTGCACCTGTCCGGTTTCACCCCGAGACTGCTGAAACCGGCCGAGCAGCGGGAGTTGCTGTCGTACGGGCTGGGCATCACGAACGTCGTGGCACGGGCGACCGCGCGGGCCGACGAGCTGACCGCCGAGGAGTACCTCGAGGGCGGGCGGCTGCTGACCGAGAAGGTGACGCGGCTGAAGCCGGGCTGGCTGGCCGTGGTCGGGGTGACCGCGTACCGTGCCGCGTTCGGCGACCGCGGCGCGCGGGTGGGGCCGCAGGAGCGGACGATCGGGGACAGCCGGGTGTGGGTGCTGCCCAACCCCAGCGGCCTGAACGCGCACTGGACGGCGGCGGCGATGGCCGAGGAGTTCGCCCGGCTGCGCGAGGCCGCGCAGGCGTAG
- a CDS encoding alpha/beta fold hydrolase: protein MSATVSFKVPTPRGPESVTVSYARVGHGEPLVLLHGIGHHRQAWDPVVDILATERDVIAVDLPGFGASPALPDGLAYDLPTTNTVLGGLFEALELDRPHAAGNSLGGLLALELGREKLVRSVTALSPAGFWTEAERRYAFAVLLAMRGIAQRLPLPLVERLSRTAAGRTALTSTIYARPARRAPEAVVAETLALVGATGFEATLRAGTTVRFTDELAGLPVTVAWGTRDRILVRRQGVRAKQMIPHARLVRLPGCGHCPMNDDPALVARVILDGSR, encoded by the coding sequence ATGTCCGCCACCGTCTCCTTCAAGGTCCCCACTCCGCGCGGCCCGGAGAGCGTGACCGTGTCCTACGCGCGCGTAGGACACGGCGAGCCGCTGGTCCTGCTGCACGGCATCGGCCATCACCGCCAGGCCTGGGACCCGGTCGTGGACATCCTCGCGACCGAGCGCGACGTGATCGCCGTCGACCTGCCGGGCTTCGGCGCGTCCCCGGCCCTGCCGGACGGCCTCGCCTACGACCTGCCCACCACCAACACGGTGCTCGGCGGCCTCTTCGAGGCGCTGGAGCTGGACCGGCCGCATGCCGCGGGCAACTCGCTGGGCGGCCTGCTCGCCCTGGAGCTGGGCCGGGAGAAGCTCGTACGGTCCGTCACGGCCCTGTCCCCCGCCGGGTTCTGGACGGAGGCCGAACGCCGGTACGCCTTCGCGGTGCTGCTCGCGATGCGCGGCATCGCCCAGCGGCTCCCGCTGCCGCTGGTGGAACGGCTGTCGCGCACGGCGGCCGGCCGCACCGCGCTGACGAGCACCATCTACGCCCGTCCCGCGCGCCGCGCCCCGGAGGCGGTCGTCGCCGAGACCCTCGCACTGGTGGGCGCCACCGGTTTCGAGGCGACGCTGCGGGCGGGCACCACCGTGCGGTTCACCGACGAGCTGGCGGGTCTGCCGGTCACGGTGGCCTGGGGCACCCGCGACCGAATCCTCGTACGCCGCCAGGGCGTGCGCGCCAAGCAGATGATCCCGCACGCCCGCCTGGTGCGGCTGCCCGGCTGCGGCCACTGCCCGATGAACGACGACCCGGCACTGGTCGCGCGGGTCATCCTCGACGGCAGCCGCTGA
- a CDS encoding GNAT family N-acetyltransferase, translated as MTAEMSDVTRAKHGRPVHHWRRDLVELAALFTAVAVADAVANLIGHGPDGPALLVISALALVATAGFHLWWARRHGHAPPAGDTGARPAAETRPAGTAGQPGDGSDEVPGTGALWRMRTTVKDEPGSLAALCTALAERRVDILSLQTHPLAEGAVDEFLLRAPGALPAAEITRAVAQAGGASTWIERADAHDLVDAPTRILGLAARTALDAAELPLALRQLLGRCTIRSLPGRPAGGGLGPEPVPAEGVLEDTVMRLRAPEGGVITVERPYLPFTPTEFARARALVELDDRLGPRIPRGKDVLTLPEGNDITVRRADTADLAAARAMHERCSPRTLSLRYHGPVGDADRYLNHLLSPRFGRTLAVQTRSGRIVGLGHLLWDGDETEVALLIEDEWQQRGIGGELLGRLVAMAVEAGCESVYAVTQASNTGMVAAMRGLGLPLDYQIEEGTLVITARLDPAQTPVGAAYTPALRHVGNPAHRD; from the coding sequence ATGACTGCAGAGATGTCTGATGTGACCCGGGCGAAGCACGGACGCCCCGTACACCACTGGCGGCGCGACCTCGTGGAGCTCGCCGCACTCTTCACGGCGGTCGCGGTCGCCGACGCGGTGGCGAACCTGATCGGGCACGGCCCCGACGGTCCCGCCCTGCTGGTGATCTCGGCGCTGGCGCTGGTCGCGACGGCCGGCTTCCACCTGTGGTGGGCACGGCGCCACGGCCACGCACCGCCAGCCGGTGATACCGGCGCCCGGCCTGCCGCCGAGACGCGGCCGGCCGGGACCGCCGGGCAGCCGGGCGACGGCTCGGACGAGGTGCCCGGGACCGGTGCGCTGTGGCGGATGCGGACGACGGTGAAGGACGAGCCGGGCTCGCTGGCGGCGCTGTGCACGGCGCTGGCCGAGCGGCGCGTGGACATCCTGAGCCTGCAGACGCACCCGCTCGCCGAGGGCGCCGTGGACGAGTTCCTGCTGCGGGCGCCGGGGGCGCTGCCGGCGGCGGAGATCACCCGTGCGGTCGCGCAGGCCGGCGGCGCGTCCACCTGGATCGAGCGGGCCGACGCCCACGACCTGGTCGACGCCCCCACCCGGATCCTCGGGCTGGCCGCCCGCACCGCGCTGGACGCCGCAGAACTGCCCCTGGCACTGCGCCAGTTGCTCGGCCGGTGCACCATCCGCTCGCTGCCCGGCAGGCCGGCCGGCGGAGGCCTCGGACCCGAGCCGGTGCCGGCCGAGGGCGTGCTGGAGGACACCGTGATGCGGCTGCGGGCGCCGGAGGGCGGAGTGATCACCGTCGAGCGGCCGTACCTGCCGTTCACGCCGACCGAGTTCGCGCGGGCCCGGGCGCTGGTCGAGCTGGACGACCGGCTCGGCCCGAGGATCCCGCGCGGCAAGGACGTGCTCACGCTGCCGGAGGGCAACGACATCACCGTCCGCCGGGCCGACACCGCGGACCTGGCCGCCGCCAGGGCGATGCACGAGCGCTGCTCACCGCGCACCCTCAGCCTGCGGTACCACGGCCCGGTGGGCGACGCGGACCGCTATCTGAACCATCTGCTCAGCCCGCGCTTCGGCCGGACGCTGGCCGTGCAGACCCGGTCCGGCCGCATCGTCGGACTCGGGCATCTGCTGTGGGACGGCGACGAGACCGAGGTGGCGCTGCTGATCGAGGACGAGTGGCAGCAGCGCGGCATCGGCGGCGAACTGCTCGGCCGGCTGGTGGCGATGGCCGTGGAGGCCGGCTGCGAGAGCGTGTACGCCGTGACCCAGGCGTCCAACACCGGCATGGTCGCCGCGATGCGCGGCCTCGGGCTGCCCCTCGACTACCAGATAGAGGAGGGCACCCTGGTCATCACCGCCCGTCTGGACCCGGCGCAGACCCCCGTCGGCGCCGCGTACACCCCCGCCCTGCGCCACGTCGGCAACCCCGCGCACCGCGACTGA